The Dreissena polymorpha isolate Duluth1 chromosome 10, UMN_Dpol_1.0, whole genome shotgun sequence genome includes a region encoding these proteins:
- the LOC127849194 gene encoding paternally-expressed gene 3 protein-like codes for MYREASYHHIYTEKPDISVNTEKPAITICTEKPGITICTEKPDITICTDKPDITICTDKPDITICTEKPDITICTEKPDITICTEKPDITICTDKPDITICTDKPDITICTEKPDITICTDKPDISVYTEKQDISVCTEKPAITICTEKPGITKCTEKPDITICTDKPDITICTDKPDITICTEKPDITICTEKPDITICTEKPDISVYTEKQDISVCTEKQDISVCAEKPRVNICIEKNYISVCTVKPAIFLCTEKPYISVCTEKPDISVYREALCQRMYRES; via the coding sequence ATGTACAGAGAAGCCTCATATCACCATATATATACAGAGAAGCCTGATATCAGTGTAAATACAGAGAAGCCTGCTATCACCATATGTACAGAGAAGCCTGGTATCACCATATGTACAGAGAAGCCTGATATCACCATATGTACAGATAAGCCTGATATCACCATATGTACAGATAAGCCTGATATAACTATATGTACAGAGAAGCCTGATATCACCATATGTACAGAGAAGCCTGATATCACCATATGTACAGAGAAGCCTGATATCACCATATGTACAGATAAGCCTGATATCACCATATGTACAGATAAGCCTGATATCACCATATGTACAGAGAAGCCTGATATCACCATATGTACAGATAAGCCTGATATCAGTGTATATACAGAGAAGCAAGATATCAGTGTATGTACAGAGAAGCCTGCTATCACCATATGTACAGAGAAGCCTGGTATCACCAAATGTACAGAGAAGCCTGATATCACCATATGTACAGATAAGCCTGATATCACCATATGTACAGATAAGCCTGATATCACCATATGTACAGAGAAGCCTGATATCACCATATGTACAGAGAAGCCTGATATCACCATTTGTACAGAGAAGCCTGATATCAGTGTATATACAGAGAAGCAAGATATCAGTGTATGTACAGAGAAGCAAGATATCAGTGTATGTGCAGAGAAGCCTCGTGTCAACATATGCATAGAGAAGAATTATATCAGTGTATGTACAGTGAAGCCTGCTATCTTTTTATGTACAGAGAAGCCATATATAAGTGTATGTACAGAGAAGCCTGATATAAGTGTGTACAGAGAAGCCTTATGTCAGCGTATGTACAGAGAATCCTGA